A DNA window from Leptolyngbya sp. KIOST-1 contains the following coding sequences:
- the upp gene encoding uracil phosphoribosyltransferase: MSSFQLRIYVPPHPLVKHWLGVARDAETPGPLFRSAMEELGRWLSYEAIRDWLPTMDTTVQTPLGPAPATFINPEVPTMIVPILRAGLALMPGIQALLPLASVYHVGFVRNEETLEASCYLNKLPDQLDPATRVIISEPMLATGGTIMAMMDELTQRGIDPAVVRIISIVAAPPALQKLAAAYPTVTIYTAMIDETVNEYGFIVPGLGDAGDRTFGT, from the coding sequence ATGTCATCCTTCCAACTGCGTATCTATGTTCCGCCGCATCCCCTGGTAAAGCACTGGCTGGGGGTAGCCCGCGATGCCGAAACCCCAGGCCCACTGTTTCGTTCGGCGATGGAAGAACTGGGGCGCTGGCTCAGCTACGAAGCCATTCGCGACTGGCTGCCCACAATGGATACCACGGTGCAGACGCCCCTGGGGCCGGCTCCGGCCACCTTTATCAACCCCGAGGTACCGACGATGATCGTGCCGATTTTGCGGGCGGGGCTGGCGCTGATGCCGGGGATTCAGGCACTGCTGCCCCTGGCCTCGGTGTATCACGTGGGCTTTGTGCGCAATGAGGAGACCCTGGAGGCCAGCTGCTACCTCAACAAACTGCCCGACCAGCTCGACCCGGCGACGCGGGTGATCATTAGCGAACCAATGCTGGCCACCGGCGGCACCATTATGGCGATGATGGATGAGCTGACCCAGCGGGGCATTGATCCGGCGGTGGTGCGGATCATTTCGATTGTGGCGGCCCCTCCGGCCCTGCAAAAGCTGGCGGCAGCCTACCCCACGGTGACCATCTACACCGCTATGATCGATGAAACGGTGAACGAGTACGGGTTTATTGTGCCGGGTCTAGGGGATGCGGGCGATCGCACCTTTGGCACCTAG
- a CDS encoding YkvA family protein: MAKRFFGKPFMNWYRKLLRNSKYRWIVLLGTLVYLVSPIDISPDVFPVIGWLDDGLIATIAITEITQILLDRKRNLRQVDEEISVAQAVDSDETAIDVDSVVVM; encoded by the coding sequence ATGGCAAAGCGATTTTTTGGTAAGCCGTTTATGAACTGGTACCGCAAGCTGCTGCGGAACTCAAAATATCGGTGGATTGTGTTACTGGGCACTCTGGTTTACCTGGTCAGCCCCATTGATATTTCCCCCGATGTGTTTCCTGTCATTGGGTGGCTTGACGATGGCCTGATCGCCACGATCGCAATCACCGAAATCACCCAAATCCTGCTCGATCGCAAGCGCAACCTGCGCCAGGTGGACGAAGAAATTAGCGTTGCCCAGGCCGTAGACAGCGACGAAACCGCGATCGACGTCGATTCTGTTGTGGTGATGTAG
- a CDS encoding chlorophyll a/b-binding protein: MAKLEPTVTPTIERSKAGFNDYAERLNGRAAMLGFVALVLFELATGQAIVTWLGLR; the protein is encoded by the coding sequence ATGGCCAAGCTAGAACCCACCGTCACCCCCACCATTGAGCGTTCCAAGGCTGGTTTTAACGACTATGCCGAGCGGCTCAACGGGCGTGCCGCCATGCTCGGATTTGTGGCGCTAGTGCTGTTTGAGCTGGCGACGGGCCAGGCGATCGTCACCTGGCTGGGGCTGCGCTAG
- the polA gene encoding DNA polymerase I, with amino-acid sequence MLVDGHSLAFRSYFAFAKNADGGLRTSTGIPTSVCYGFLKSLLDMMEVEKPQYAAVAFDLDQPTFRHTADSTYKDGRPEAPEGFSEDVRNLKELLTDFGLNIYVAPGFEADDVIGTLATKALAEGFCVKILSGDQDLFQLIDPEECITVLHLGSAFAKGPKNGLAQEFKIEDVKAKLDIYPHQVVDYKALCGDSSDNIPGVKGIGAKTAAKLLAEYGDLDAIYADIDNIKGATQKKLVEGKESAYHSRYMAKIVTDIPAGDLSIDLATCKLEGFDPDVVIPALKKLEFQNFVNRLGKLQVAFGGAAAEETAAKAAQALDQGTGNTESTKPRFQDTGGADVAFFTAEETDQAQGVDEVAIQPQIIATEAQLYELLDLLSEQKNPATPVAWDTETTSLEPRDAVLVGIGCCWGTGRDQMAYIPVGHTEGQNLPLDLVLDNLRPILESDEFPKALQNAKYDRLVLRHQGVHLAGVVFDTMLASYVLNPEASHNLTDLSLRYLNLVAQSYEDLVPKGKTIADMAIAAVANYCGADVHTTYLLVPKLQAELDQVSDLKTLFTDVEIPLEPVLAEMECTGIRVDPDYLATFSKQLETDLARIEQEAYDHAGETFNLGSPKQLSELLFEKLGLDKRKSRKNKSGGYSTDAATLEKLQGDHAVVDLVVEHRTLSKLKSTYVDALPTLIRPETHRVHTDFNQAVTATGRLSSSNPNLQNIPIRTAFSRQIRAAFIPEPGWQLVAADYSQIELRILAHLSGEPVLVEAYSTGDDVHALTAKLLFEKDEITAEERRAGKVINFGIIYGMGASRFAREAGVNRADAKTFIDRYYDRYPKVFEYLQQMQREAIAQGYVQTICGRRRYFNFTDGKLRSLRGSDPASIDLDTIRPGGYDAGSLRAAANAPIQGSSADIIKIAMIRLHDLLKDYQANLLLQVHDELVFEVPPAEWDELQPKIIATMESAVELKVPLKVEAHAGPNWMEAK; translated from the coding sequence ATGCTGGTAGACGGCCATTCCCTGGCCTTTCGCTCGTACTTCGCCTTCGCCAAAAATGCCGACGGCGGCCTACGCACCTCCACCGGCATTCCCACCAGCGTCTGCTACGGCTTCCTCAAGTCGCTGCTAGACATGATGGAGGTGGAGAAGCCCCAGTACGCCGCCGTCGCCTTTGACCTCGACCAGCCCACCTTTCGCCACACGGCAGACAGCACCTACAAAGACGGCCGCCCCGAGGCCCCCGAGGGCTTTAGCGAAGATGTACGGAATCTCAAAGAACTGCTGACCGACTTTGGCCTCAATATCTACGTTGCCCCCGGCTTTGAGGCGGACGATGTGATCGGCACCCTGGCCACCAAAGCCCTGGCCGAAGGGTTTTGCGTCAAAATTCTCAGCGGCGATCAGGACCTGTTTCAGCTGATTGACCCCGAGGAGTGCATCACCGTGCTGCACCTGGGCAGCGCCTTTGCCAAGGGACCCAAAAACGGCCTGGCCCAGGAATTCAAAATCGAAGACGTCAAAGCCAAGCTCGATATTTATCCCCACCAGGTGGTGGACTACAAAGCGCTGTGCGGCGACTCGTCAGACAACATTCCGGGTGTGAAGGGCATTGGGGCCAAGACCGCCGCCAAGCTGCTGGCGGAGTACGGCGACCTCGATGCCATCTACGCCGACATCGACAACATCAAGGGCGCCACTCAGAAAAAACTGGTCGAGGGCAAAGAGTCGGCCTACCACTCGCGCTACATGGCCAAGATTGTTACCGATATTCCCGCTGGAGATTTGTCGATTGACCTGGCCACCTGCAAGCTGGAGGGCTTCGACCCCGATGTGGTGATTCCGGCACTGAAAAAGCTGGAGTTCCAGAACTTTGTCAACCGGCTGGGCAAGCTGCAAGTTGCCTTTGGCGGGGCAGCAGCCGAGGAAACCGCCGCCAAGGCCGCCCAGGCGCTGGACCAGGGCACCGGGAATACCGAATCAACCAAACCTCGCTTTCAAGACACGGGCGGGGCCGATGTGGCCTTCTTTACAGCGGAGGAAACCGACCAGGCCCAGGGGGTCGATGAGGTGGCCATTCAACCCCAAATCATTGCCACCGAAGCTCAACTCTACGAGCTACTCGACCTTCTTTCGGAGCAGAAGAACCCCGCTACCCCCGTCGCCTGGGATACCGAGACTACGTCGCTCGAACCACGAGACGCCGTCCTGGTCGGCATCGGCTGCTGTTGGGGCACTGGGCGAGATCAAATGGCCTATATTCCGGTCGGTCATACCGAAGGCCAGAATCTTCCGCTGGACCTGGTGCTCGATAACCTGCGCCCAATCCTGGAGAGTGACGAATTCCCCAAGGCGCTGCAAAATGCCAAGTACGATCGCCTGGTGCTGCGCCACCAGGGCGTTCATCTGGCGGGGGTCGTCTTCGACACCATGCTGGCCAGCTACGTGCTCAACCCCGAGGCCAGCCACAACCTCACCGACCTCAGCCTGCGCTACCTCAATCTGGTGGCCCAGAGCTATGAGGACCTGGTGCCCAAGGGAAAGACAATTGCCGATATGGCGATTGCAGCTGTCGCCAACTACTGCGGAGCCGACGTGCACACCACCTACCTGCTGGTGCCCAAACTCCAGGCTGAGCTGGACCAGGTGAGCGATCTTAAAACCCTGTTCACCGACGTCGAAATTCCCCTGGAGCCAGTGCTGGCCGAGATGGAGTGCACCGGCATTCGGGTGGACCCCGACTACCTGGCCACGTTCTCCAAGCAGCTCGAAACCGACCTGGCCCGCATTGAGCAAGAGGCCTACGACCACGCTGGGGAAACCTTCAACCTGGGGTCGCCCAAGCAGCTCAGCGAGCTGTTGTTTGAAAAGCTGGGCCTCGACAAGCGCAAGTCACGCAAAAACAAGTCGGGCGGCTACTCCACCGATGCCGCCACCCTCGAAAAACTCCAGGGCGACCACGCCGTGGTCGATCTGGTGGTCGAGCACCGCACATTATCCAAGCTGAAATCGACCTACGTGGATGCGCTGCCCACGCTGATTCGCCCGGAAACCCACCGGGTTCACACCGACTTTAACCAGGCGGTGACGGCCACGGGGCGGCTGTCGTCGTCGAACCCCAACCTGCAAAATATCCCCATTCGCACCGCCTTTAGCCGCCAGATTCGGGCAGCGTTCATTCCAGAGCCGGGCTGGCAGCTGGTGGCTGCCGACTACTCGCAGATTGAGCTGCGTATTCTCGCCCACCTCAGCGGCGAGCCGGTGCTGGTGGAAGCCTACAGCACGGGGGATGATGTCCACGCTCTGACGGCAAAGCTGCTGTTTGAGAAAGACGAGATTACCGCTGAGGAGCGGCGGGCGGGCAAGGTGATCAACTTTGGCATTATCTACGGCATGGGGGCCTCGCGCTTTGCTCGCGAGGCCGGGGTCAACCGCGCCGACGCCAAGACCTTTATCGATCGCTACTACGATCGCTACCCCAAGGTGTTTGAGTACCTGCAGCAGATGCAGCGCGAGGCGATCGCCCAGGGCTACGTGCAGACCATCTGCGGCAGGCGGCGGTACTTTAACTTTACCGATGGCAAGCTGCGATCGCTGCGCGGCAGCGACCCGGCTTCTATTGATCTAGACACCATTCGCCCCGGTGGCTATGACGCAGGTTCGCTGCGGGCCGCCGCCAATGCCCCCATCCAGGGTAGCAGCGCCGACATCATCAAAATCGCCATGATTCGCCTGCACGACCTTTTGAAAGACTACCAGGCCAACTTACTTTTGCAGGTGCATGACGAACTGGTGTTTGAGGTGCCCCCCGCCGAGTGGGACGAGCTACAGCCCAAAATTATTGCCACCATGGAATCGGCAGTGGAGCTGAAGGTGCCCCTCAAAGTCGAGGCCCACGCTGGCCCCAACTGGATGGAGGCGAAGTAG
- a CDS encoding DUF2281 domain-containing protein: protein MTLAEEILHHLAALSEKEQAEVLNFVEYLEARSQEQRRRKDLQDWETFSLHAAMQGLENDPVDYSAADLKETFS, encoded by the coding sequence ATGACTCTTGCTGAAGAAATCCTGCACCACCTAGCGGCTCTTTCTGAAAAAGAGCAAGCAGAAGTACTCAATTTTGTTGAGTACCTAGAAGCTCGCAGCCAAGAACAGAGACGGCGCAAAGACCTACAGGACTGGGAGACTTTTTCCCTCCATGCTGCTATGCAAGGTCTAGAGAATGATCCTGTTGACTACAGCGCAGCAGATTTAAAGGAAACTTTCTCATGA
- a CDS encoding type II toxin-antitoxin system PemK/MazF family toxin, with translation MIEEGQIILFPFPTTDQRPGKLRPALVLRQCPTQYEDWLICMISSQLVQQVPDIDEIILESDGDFGSSGLKQASVIRVSRLAVVNQAIFLGTTGKIADDRLVRLKQRFVSWILG, from the coding sequence ATGATTGAGGAAGGGCAAATTATTCTTTTTCCATTTCCTACAACTGACCAAAGACCTGGAAAACTACGACCTGCTCTTGTGCTTCGCCAGTGTCCTACCCAATATGAAGACTGGCTAATCTGCATGATTTCGTCCCAGCTAGTTCAGCAGGTACCTGACATTGATGAAATTATCCTCGAAAGCGATGGTGACTTTGGTAGCAGTGGCCTAAAACAAGCGAGCGTTATCCGCGTTTCACGTCTTGCCGTTGTTAATCAGGCAATTTTTCTAGGTACCACAGGAAAAATTGCAGACGACCGTTTGGTCAGACTGAAGCAAAGGTTCGTCAGCTGGATTTTGGGATAA
- a CDS encoding DUF4058 family protein, with protein sequence MPSPFPGMDPYLEGYLWPDVQSALVSKIRQKLAPLLRPRYIARLEVYLAEDPFPEGEIGILYPDVEVLEAPGQPQIRQTNGTDTAVITPPSLTLPFPETVEVRLTTVEIRDVAKNRLVTSLEILSPVNKREPGLTAYRQKRRRLYAANVHLLEIDLLRRGTRPFAQSRLPSVPYCIALTRAGAKKTEIWPVPLTSPLPVVPIPLQPPDEDVPLDLQTALSEIYDEAAYDLSVNYDELPPPPAFSKEEESWIAAQLEPRSQV encoded by the coding sequence ATGCCTTCTCCCTTTCCTGGTATGGATCCTTACCTTGAAGGGTATCTGTGGCCCGATGTCCAAAGCGCCCTGGTGAGCAAAATTCGCCAAAAGCTCGCCCCGCTGCTGCGCCCCAGGTATATCGCTCGCTTAGAGGTTTACCTGGCAGAAGATCCCTTCCCGGAAGGGGAAATCGGCATCTTATACCCCGATGTCGAAGTGCTAGAAGCCCCAGGTCAACCACAAATTCGCCAAACTAACGGCACCGATACAGCCGTTATTACCCCGCCGAGCTTGACCCTGCCGTTCCCTGAAACCGTTGAAGTTCGTCTAACCACGGTTGAAATTCGAGACGTCGCTAAAAATCGGCTGGTGACCAGTCTTGAAATTCTGTCTCCAGTCAACAAGCGAGAACCAGGATTAACGGCCTATCGCCAAAAGCGAAGACGGCTCTATGCCGCCAACGTTCACCTCTTAGAAATAGATTTGCTGCGTCGAGGAACGCGCCCCTTTGCCCAAAGCAGGTTGCCCTCGGTGCCCTACTGCATCGCCCTAACTCGGGCCGGTGCAAAAAAGACTGAAATTTGGCCCGTACCGCTGACTTCGCCGCTGCCAGTGGTGCCCATTCCGCTACAGCCGCCGGATGAGGATGTGCCGCTAGATTTACAGACTGCCCTGAGCGAAATTTACGACGAAGCCGCCTACGATCTTTCAGTGAACTATGACGAACTGCCTCCCCCGCCTGCTTTCTCAAAAGAGGAGGAAAGCTGGATCGCGGCCCAGCTTGAGCCGCGATCGCAGGTTTGA
- a CDS encoding transglycosylase domain-containing protein, giving the protein MSPPNPPQPRTLLKTVTQAFHAVQAKVDFGKLAVKPGARAAELEVTVNGKPTTYPLLGEHYIMGRSSSQCDIVAPSPIVSQVHATLTRDTNRPSQPFVMKDRNSTNGIYRGKKRLTQAVMNHGDVYTLGPPELQDAVTLRFNEPPPWYVKTARYTLYGFTGLSLAVGAWIVGVEWPKIPMRPLPDSVQGPVVVFGEENGASVPLREQLNLSHRELRRMGDFSPYLPQALIASEDTRYHWHLGVDPLGILRAVWVNFQGGAIRQGGSTITQQLARSVYREYVGTEDSAGRKIREAITALKLETFYSKNYLLLTYMNRVYLGDSLYGFEDAAQFYFNKPARDLTLSEAATLVGILPGPNAFNPVQNYDAAVFYRDRVLDRMVSLGMVSQEEARRARRSRIEISPDATRQLQSTRAPYFYSYVFQELDAVLGTSLAREGNFFVQTSIDLNLQAAAESALSQDIATQGAALAYSQGAVVTLDSSSGAIRALVGGVDFGQSQFNRASQALRQPGSTFKLFAFGAALEQGIPPGRSYACSPMTWNGQRFAGCRSGSAPLDMYAGMARSENVVALRIAQEAGLRNVINIAQRLGIESRLVASPGLTLGESEVTPLEITGSFAAVANNGVWNRPHGIERVLDSSDCGDPNDINTCRVIYEFGQAGDADRQAIDPAIARTLTGLLQGVVQGGTGRSAFLGLGEAGKTGTTDDNRDLWFIGFVPGRNLTTGVWLGNDDNTPTRGSSGQAAAVWGNYMRQVVR; this is encoded by the coding sequence ATGTCGCCCCCAAACCCCCCCCAGCCTCGTACCCTGCTCAAAACCGTTACCCAGGCCTTTCATGCTGTGCAAGCCAAGGTCGACTTTGGCAAGCTGGCGGTCAAGCCCGGTGCCCGTGCGGCCGAACTAGAGGTCACGGTCAACGGTAAGCCCACCACCTACCCCCTGCTGGGGGAACACTACATCATGGGGCGCAGCAGTTCCCAGTGCGACATCGTGGCTCCCAGCCCCATTGTCAGCCAGGTGCACGCCACCCTCACCCGCGACACCAATCGCCCCAGCCAGCCCTTCGTGATGAAGGACCGCAACTCTACCAACGGCATCTACCGGGGCAAAAAGCGGCTCACCCAGGCGGTGATGAACCACGGCGATGTCTACACCCTTGGCCCCCCGGAACTTCAAGACGCCGTTACCCTCCGGTTTAACGAACCGCCCCCCTGGTACGTCAAAACGGCCCGCTACACCCTCTACGGGTTCACGGGGCTGTCCCTGGCGGTGGGGGCCTGGATTGTCGGGGTGGAGTGGCCCAAGATTCCCATGCGCCCCCTGCCCGACTCGGTGCAGGGCCCTGTAGTGGTGTTTGGCGAAGAAAATGGCGCTTCGGTACCCCTGCGGGAGCAGCTGAACCTGTCCCACCGGGAGCTGCGCCGCATGGGCGACTTCTCCCCCTACCTGCCCCAGGCGCTGATCGCCTCCGAAGACACTCGCTACCACTGGCACCTGGGGGTCGATCCCCTGGGCATTTTGCGGGCCGTGTGGGTGAATTTTCAGGGGGGAGCTATTCGCCAGGGGGGCAGCACCATTACCCAGCAGCTGGCCCGCAGCGTCTATCGCGAGTATGTGGGCACCGAAGACTCCGCCGGACGCAAAATTCGCGAGGCGATTACGGCGCTCAAGCTGGAGACGTTCTACAGCAAAAACTATCTGCTGCTCACCTACATGAACCGGGTGTACTTGGGCGACAGTCTCTACGGCTTTGAGGATGCGGCGCAGTTTTACTTCAACAAACCTGCTCGCGACCTCACCCTGTCGGAGGCGGCGACCCTGGTGGGCATTCTGCCCGGTCCCAACGCCTTCAACCCGGTGCAGAACTACGATGCTGCTGTGTTCTACCGCGATCGCGTGCTCGATCGCATGGTGAGCCTGGGCATGGTCAGCCAGGAGGAGGCGCGGCGGGCGCGGCGATCGCGGATTGAAATCAGCCCCGACGCCACCCGGCAGCTCCAGAGCACCCGCGCTCCCTACTTCTACAGCTACGTGTTTCAAGAGCTGGACGCGGTGCTGGGCACCTCCCTGGCCCGCGAGGGCAACTTTTTCGTGCAGACCAGCATTGACCTCAACCTGCAGGCCGCCGCCGAGAGCGCCCTGAGCCAGGACATTGCCACCCAGGGAGCGGCTCTGGCCTATTCCCAGGGGGCCGTAGTCACCCTGGACAGCTCCAGCGGTGCTATTCGGGCCCTGGTGGGCGGCGTAGACTTTGGCCAAAGCCAGTTCAACCGGGCCTCCCAGGCGCTGCGCCAGCCGGGCTCGACGTTTAAGCTGTTTGCCTTTGGGGCGGCCCTGGAGCAGGGCATTCCCCCCGGTCGCTCCTACGCCTGTTCGCCAATGACCTGGAACGGGCAGCGGTTTGCCGGCTGTCGCTCGGGGTCGGCTCCCCTCGATATGTATGCCGGGATGGCCCGCTCCGAAAACGTGGTGGCCCTGCGGATTGCCCAGGAGGCGGGCCTGCGCAACGTCATCAATATAGCCCAGCGGCTGGGGATCGAGTCCAGGCTGGTGGCCTCCCCTGGCCTGACCCTGGGCGAAAGCGAGGTCACCCCGCTGGAAATCACCGGCTCCTTTGCCGCTGTCGCCAACAATGGCGTGTGGAACCGCCCCCACGGCATTGAGCGAGTGCTGGACAGCAGCGACTGTGGCGATCCCAACGACATCAACACCTGCCGCGTGATCTACGAATTTGGCCAGGCTGGCGATGCCGATCGCCAGGCGATCGACCCCGCGATCGCCCGCACTTTGACCGGGCTGTTGCAGGGCGTGGTACAGGGCGGCACCGGACGCAGCGCCTTTTTGGGCCTGGGAGAGGCGGGCAAAACCGGCACCACCGACGACAACCGCGACCTCTGGTTTATCGGCTTTGTGCCGGGGCGCAACCTGACCACGGGCGTCTGGCTGGGCAACGATGACAACACCCCAACCCGGGGCAGCAGTGGCCAGGCGGCGGCGGTGTGGGGCAACTACATGCGCCAGGTGGTGCGGTAG
- a CDS encoding stage II sporulation protein M translates to MNVQRWMARREVSWRQLEALLTQAEKKGLRSLSADQVRQMASLYRSVSADLARAKGNGVGQAVIKDLQRLTSRSYSQIYQGSRRQEWQALWEFCRYGFPAVVQRSWVYIAISTALFATGGLLGWWLAWQDPAFLTLVLGQDFVEEVKTSQELWTVSILGIEPVASSGIMINNIGVALRALVGGVTMFLPQGPLITPPGAFTVFLLVVNGVMIGCVGVLVAQANLAYDLWAFVFPHGALELPAIFMAGGAGLLLARGILLPGAYRRIDALKLYGLQAAQLLYGIVPMLVIAGLIEGFFSPQTWIPNGLKYAVGTALFVALVQYCRIQRPQAGDATTPGG, encoded by the coding sequence ATGAATGTTCAGCGTTGGATGGCCCGACGAGAAGTCAGCTGGCGGCAGCTTGAGGCGTTACTGACCCAGGCCGAAAAAAAGGGGCTCAGGTCCCTCTCAGCGGATCAGGTGCGGCAAATGGCCAGCCTCTACCGTTCTGTGTCCGCCGATCTGGCGCGGGCAAAGGGTAATGGGGTGGGCCAGGCGGTGATCAAAGACCTGCAGCGGCTCACCAGCCGCAGCTACAGCCAGATTTACCAGGGCTCGCGCCGGCAGGAGTGGCAGGCGCTGTGGGAGTTTTGCCGCTACGGGTTTCCGGCGGTGGTGCAGCGGAGCTGGGTCTATATCGCAATTTCAACGGCTCTGTTTGCAACGGGCGGGCTGCTGGGCTGGTGGCTGGCCTGGCAAGACCCGGCCTTCCTCACCCTGGTACTGGGGCAAGACTTTGTCGAAGAAGTAAAAACCAGCCAGGAACTCTGGACCGTCTCCATCCTGGGCATTGAACCCGTGGCCTCCAGCGGCATTATGATCAACAACATTGGGGTGGCGCTCAGGGCGCTGGTGGGGGGCGTGACCATGTTTCTACCCCAGGGGCCGCTGATTACGCCGCCGGGGGCCTTCACGGTTTTTCTGCTGGTGGTCAATGGGGTGATGATCGGCTGCGTGGGGGTGCTGGTGGCCCAGGCCAACCTGGCCTACGACCTCTGGGCCTTTGTCTTTCCCCACGGGGCGCTGGAGCTACCGGCCATTTTTATGGCGGGCGGGGCGGGGTTGCTGCTGGCCCGGGGCATTTTGCTGCCCGGTGCCTACCGCCGCATCGATGCCCTCAAGCTCTACGGGCTCCAGGCGGCACAGCTGCTCTACGGCATTGTTCCCATGCTGGTGATTGCGGGGCTGATCGAAGGGTTTTTCTCCCCCCAGACCTGGATTCCCAATGGGTTGAAGTACGCGGTGGGAACAGCCCTTTTTGTGGCGCTGGTGCAGTACTGTCGCATTCAGCGGCCCCAGGCGGGTGACGCGACCACCCCAGGCGGTTAA
- a CDS encoding RDD family protein yields the protein MPLFNTVTIRTPESVELEFVLAGVGSRAVALTLDYLCLGAGLTVLTLVYSFLLVRLLAMDTVFTVPSETVQLWVTAIAALLAFFFYIGYFVLLETWWYGQTPGKRYAKIRVIRDDGQPERLPQATLRSLLRPIDDILFIGFFCILLSKSEKRLGDWLAGTLVVQTDPVTSSEIQVPERSQAIGQDLMALVDMSRLSPDDFATVREFLQRRRAMSPKAKTLVSDQLARRFKAQLALETLPTEMTTDTFLEAIYSAYQQGK from the coding sequence ATGCCCCTCTTCAACACCGTCACCATTCGCACCCCCGAGAGCGTTGAGCTGGAGTTTGTGCTGGCTGGGGTGGGCAGCCGGGCGGTGGCGCTGACCCTCGACTACCTGTGTCTGGGCGCGGGGCTGACGGTGTTAACCCTGGTCTACAGCTTTTTGCTGGTGCGGCTGCTGGCGATGGATACGGTGTTCACGGTGCCCAGTGAGACGGTGCAGCTGTGGGTGACGGCGATCGCAGCCCTGCTGGCGTTCTTTTTCTACATTGGCTACTTCGTGCTGCTTGAAACCTGGTGGTACGGCCAGACCCCCGGCAAGCGCTACGCCAAAATTAGGGTCATTCGCGACGATGGCCAGCCCGAGCGCCTGCCCCAGGCCACCCTGCGATCGCTGCTGCGCCCCATCGACGATATTTTGTTCATCGGCTTTTTCTGCATCTTGCTCAGCAAGAGCGAGAAACGGCTGGGCGACTGGCTGGCGGGGACCCTGGTGGTGCAGACCGACCCTGTCACCAGCAGCGAAATTCAAGTACCAGAGCGATCCCAGGCGATCGGCCAGGACTTGATGGCGCTGGTCGATATGAGTCGCCTCTCCCCCGACGATTTTGCCACCGTGCGCGAGTTTTTGCAGCGGCGGCGGGCCATGAGCCCCAAGGCCAAAACCCTGGTCAGCGACCAGCTCGCTCGCCGGTTCAAAGCTCAGCTGGCCCTCGAGACCCTACCCACCGAAATGACCACCGACACGTTTTTAGAGGCGATCTACTCTGCCTACCAGCAGGGTAAGTGA
- a CDS encoding zinc metallopeptidase produces MFFDPIYILLVAIPTAVLTFWAQSKVKGTYRKYAQVQSTMGMTGAQVAQTILSKKGVRNVKVEPVAGELTDHYDPRAKAVRLSQGIYGSGSLAAAAVAAHECGHVLQDVEGYKFMNLRAALVPAVNLGSRLGPMLIMAGLIFNFLNLAWLGVIFFASVLLFHVVTLPVEFDASHRALRLVDELGILQGEENKGARAVLSAAALTYVATAFTAFLNLLYYIVLINRRR; encoded by the coding sequence ATGTTTTTCGACCCCATTTACATCCTGCTGGTTGCCATTCCTACGGCTGTACTGACCTTCTGGGCACAGAGCAAGGTCAAGGGCACCTATCGCAAGTACGCACAAGTCCAGTCCACCATGGGCATGACCGGGGCTCAAGTGGCCCAAACCATTCTGTCCAAAAAGGGCGTGCGCAATGTCAAAGTCGAGCCGGTGGCGGGCGAGTTGACCGACCACTACGATCCTAGGGCCAAAGCGGTACGCCTCTCCCAGGGCATTTACGGCTCTGGGTCGCTGGCGGCGGCGGCGGTGGCGGCCCACGAGTGTGGCCACGTGCTGCAAGATGTAGAGGGCTACAAATTTATGAACCTGAGGGCCGCCCTGGTGCCGGCGGTAAATCTCGGCTCTCGGCTCGGCCCGATGCTGATCATGGCGGGGCTGATCTTCAATTTTTTGAATTTGGCCTGGCTGGGGGTGATTTTCTTCGCCTCGGTGCTGCTGTTCCACGTGGTCACGCTGCCGGTCGAGTTCGATGCCTCGCACCGGGCCCTGCGGCTGGTGGATGAGTTAGGCATTCTTCAGGGCGAAGAGAATAAAGGGGCCCGAGCCGTGCTAAGTGCAGCAGCCCTTACCTACGTAGCCACCGCCTTCACGGCATTTCTCAACCTGCTGTACTACATAGTATTAATTAACCGTCGCCGCTAG
- the psb28 gene encoding photosystem II reaction center protein Psb28 — MTAQPPTVEFYEGIAETIDNISLRRDGRTGERIVLLTFNQLRAIERFQSFRSQFAKALKLVDEEGAIAIEPDGIKFIFGGPEGDDLQRVECKLVVDRDDHWDRLMRFMQRYAQANGMAYGESPQADGLS, encoded by the coding sequence ATGACCGCCCAGCCGCCAACTGTCGAGTTCTACGAGGGTATTGCCGAAACCATCGACAATATCAGCCTCAGGCGCGACGGCAGGACTGGCGAGCGCATTGTGCTGCTGACCTTCAATCAACTGCGCGCGATCGAGCGGTTTCAGAGCTTTCGCAGCCAGTTTGCCAAGGCGCTCAAGCTGGTGGATGAAGAAGGGGCGATCGCCATTGAGCCTGACGGCATCAAATTTATCTTTGGCGGTCCCGAGGGCGACGACCTGCAGCGGGTAGAGTGCAAGCTGGTTGTCGACCGCGACGATCACTGGGATCGCCTGATGCGCTTCATGCAGCGCTATGCCCAGGCCAACGGGATGGCCTATGGTGAATCGCCCCAGGCAGATGGTTTATCCTAG